From a region of the Actinopolymorpha singaporensis genome:
- a CDS encoding glycoside hydrolase family 36 protein, whose product MLVDAATVLPHVTLLRLGPGTNLSTEPPTQVGVPVTLTAPAGAELSVRFEAELGDAVGYWHPSQGSMRTLPADWAGKLVTSLVHSAPMGALYNADGQVLFGWAADRPVDELTIRYGVSEEHKTFAVELHAAADEQRLQMVLTAAGGSVSEVVQRLAGWMSARIDTPALSAPTLATEPVYSTWYTFTQDISAEVIESEAALAVPMGCRTVFIDDGWQRLAVGRGYQGCGDWVPDPDKFPDLRAHVRRVRALGAGVVLWVAPLLLGTNSDAYADLAKYATQRRTPDDCFVLDPRHREVREHLAEVCLRLVTDYEIDGLKIDFLDTAMRYQGTPPVGDIHDVGEAMAALLGLLRTRLDQAGHGDVVFEFRQPYVSPAIARFGQILRASDCPADAVVNLRSTIDCRLLSVGQVVHTDPMMWSPNGGPEAVAQQIYAGMFSVPQISMRLADLPADQAEALTGLIGWWRDLAPVVLEGSIEVTGTERGYTTVRAVHDALGRAVVGVYAPVVVDLEADLPSEVTLVNATPASSVVVRTHTRSITAAVLRSPSATDVGAVSPSAADLVELPIAPYGTAVLTLS is encoded by the coding sequence ATGCTCGTCGACGCCGCCACCGTCCTACCCCACGTCACTCTGCTGCGTCTCGGACCCGGCACCAACCTGAGCACCGAACCTCCCACTCAGGTCGGCGTCCCGGTAACGCTGACGGCCCCCGCAGGGGCCGAGCTGAGCGTGCGGTTCGAGGCCGAGCTCGGGGACGCCGTCGGATACTGGCACCCGAGCCAAGGGTCGATGCGGACGCTGCCCGCCGACTGGGCCGGTAAATTGGTCACCAGTCTGGTCCACTCCGCGCCGATGGGTGCGCTCTACAACGCCGACGGTCAGGTCCTGTTCGGCTGGGCCGCCGATCGGCCGGTCGACGAGCTGACGATCCGGTACGGCGTGTCGGAGGAGCACAAGACCTTCGCCGTCGAGCTCCACGCCGCCGCCGATGAGCAGCGACTTCAGATGGTGTTGACCGCGGCCGGTGGATCCGTGTCGGAGGTTGTCCAGCGGCTGGCAGGCTGGATGTCGGCCCGGATCGACACGCCTGCTCTCTCGGCACCAACGTTGGCGACCGAGCCCGTCTACTCGACCTGGTACACCTTCACCCAGGACATCAGCGCCGAGGTGATCGAGTCCGAGGCGGCTCTGGCGGTGCCCATGGGCTGCCGCACGGTGTTCATCGACGACGGCTGGCAGCGCTTGGCCGTCGGACGCGGCTACCAAGGCTGCGGGGACTGGGTGCCGGACCCCGACAAGTTCCCCGACCTACGGGCCCACGTTCGACGCGTCCGAGCACTCGGTGCCGGTGTCGTGCTCTGGGTGGCTCCGTTACTGCTGGGCACGAACAGCGACGCGTACGCCGATCTGGCCAAGTACGCCACCCAGAGGCGGACGCCGGACGACTGCTTCGTTCTCGACCCGCGGCATCGTGAGGTCCGCGAGCACCTCGCTGAGGTCTGCCTGCGCCTGGTCACCGACTACGAGATCGACGGCCTCAAGATCGACTTCCTGGATACCGCGATGCGCTATCAGGGCACGCCACCGGTCGGCGACATCCACGATGTCGGTGAGGCGATGGCGGCCCTGCTCGGTCTTCTCCGGACCAGGTTGGACCAGGCAGGCCATGGCGACGTTGTCTTCGAGTTCCGCCAGCCGTATGTGAGCCCGGCCATAGCTCGCTTCGGACAGATCCTGCGGGCCAGTGACTGCCCAGCAGATGCGGTGGTCAACCTGCGCTCCACCATCGACTGCCGACTGCTGTCGGTCGGGCAGGTCGTCCACACCGACCCGATGATGTGGAGCCCGAACGGTGGACCGGAGGCAGTGGCGCAGCAGATCTACGCCGGCATGTTCTCCGTACCGCAGATCTCGATGCGGCTCGCCGACCTGCCGGCCGACCAGGCCGAGGCGCTCACCGGTCTGATCGGCTGGTGGCGTGACCTCGCCCCGGTGGTACTGGAAGGCAGCATCGAGGTCACCGGAACCGAACGCGGCTACACCACCGTCCGCGCCGTTCACGACGCACTCGGTCGCGCAGTGGTCGGCGTCTACGCCCCCGTCGTGGTCGACCTCGAAGCCGACCTTCCCAGCGAGGTCACGCTGGTGAACGCCACCCCTGCCTCATCGGTCGTAGTCCGCACCCATACTCGCTCGATCACTGCGGCGGTGCTCCGATCGCCGAGCGCGACCGACGTCGGCGCTGTCAGCCCATCCGCTGCCGACCTCGTGGAGTTGCCCATCGCGCCGTACGGCACTGCAGTCCTGACCCTCAGCTGA
- a CDS encoding sulfate/molybdate ABC transporter ATP-binding protein, with amino-acid sequence MTIEVRNINKSFGDTPVLRDVSATVESGSLTALLGPSGGGKSTLLRVIAGLEQPDSGTVRISGVDATRVAPQRRNVGFVFQHYAAFKHMTVFNNVAFGLQVRKRGKDEIRRRVTELLELVHLEQMANRYPAQLSGGQRQRMALARALAVEPEVLLLDEPFGALDAQVRKELRAWLRRLHDEVHVTTVFVTHDQEEAIEIADSIVVLANGVVEQAGSPHDIYDNPANPFVMRFLGPVTEIDGQLYRPHDIDLSIEPRAGSTPARVTRVVRLGFEVRVEMQIGEQEAWAQVTRGLAGRLDLRPGSTIHIMPSHDSRLRVETETLPSATA; translated from the coding sequence ATGACTATCGAAGTCCGCAACATCAACAAGTCCTTCGGTGACACACCGGTTCTGCGCGATGTCTCCGCAACGGTCGAATCCGGTTCACTCACCGCGCTCCTCGGACCCAGCGGCGGCGGGAAGTCGACCCTGCTCCGCGTGATCGCCGGGCTGGAGCAGCCCGATTCGGGCACAGTACGGATCTCCGGCGTGGACGCGACCCGCGTGGCGCCACAGCGGCGCAACGTGGGGTTCGTCTTCCAGCACTACGCCGCGTTCAAGCACATGACGGTCTTCAACAATGTCGCCTTCGGCCTGCAGGTACGCAAGCGCGGCAAGGATGAGATCCGCCGGCGCGTCACCGAACTCCTCGAACTCGTCCACCTCGAGCAGATGGCCAACCGATACCCCGCGCAGCTGTCCGGAGGGCAGCGGCAGCGGATGGCGCTCGCCCGGGCACTCGCCGTCGAGCCCGAGGTGCTTCTCCTCGACGAACCCTTTGGCGCGCTGGACGCTCAGGTACGCAAGGAACTCCGTGCGTGGCTCCGACGGCTGCACGACGAGGTGCACGTGACGACAGTGTTCGTCACCCACGACCAGGAGGAAGCGATCGAGATCGCCGACTCCATCGTCGTCCTCGCCAACGGAGTGGTCGAACAGGCCGGAAGCCCGCACGACATCTACGACAACCCGGCAAACCCTTTCGTGATGCGGTTCCTCGGCCCCGTCACAGAGATCGACGGCCAGCTGTACCGACCACACGACATCGACCTCTCGATCGAGCCACGGGCCGGCTCCACACCGGCGAGAGTCACCCGCGTGGTGAGGTTGGGCTTCGAGGTCCGGGTGGAGATGCAGATCGGCGAGCAGGAGGCGTGGGCACAGGTGACCCGCGGCCTTGCCGGACGGCTCGACCTCAGACCAGGTAGCACGATCCACATCATGCCGAGCCACGACTCCCGGCTCCGGGTGGAGACCGAGACGTTGCCGTCCGCCACCGCCTGA
- a CDS encoding sulfate ABC transporter permease subunit, with protein MASGGATGVSTSGPAAAKYWLRTLALVYLLFLLVLPVGLIAWRTFGGGIGPFVTALTSPEAVHAFRVTVVVAAWAVGANTAFGVGASLLLVRHEFPGKRLLAALIELPMAVSPVVVGLALTLVYGRFTPIGGWLESRGIQVIFSIPGMVLATVFVSLPLVVSAVVPVLEELGDEQEQAAQTLGAGSWQTFSRITLPGIRWALGYGVVLCLARALGEYGAVAVVSGRLVGQTQTLTLFVEERFQNFDQPAAFAAATALALLAIVTLLVTKLLRPKGGS; from the coding sequence GTGGCTAGCGGTGGAGCGACGGGAGTCAGCACGTCCGGGCCGGCCGCCGCGAAGTACTGGCTGCGGACGCTCGCGTTGGTCTACCTGCTCTTTCTCCTGGTTCTGCCGGTCGGCCTGATCGCCTGGCGCACCTTCGGTGGTGGGATCGGCCCGTTCGTCACAGCTTTGACCTCCCCTGAGGCCGTGCACGCATTCCGGGTGACCGTCGTCGTCGCAGCCTGGGCGGTCGGGGCCAACACCGCCTTCGGGGTCGGGGCCTCGCTCCTACTCGTACGTCACGAGTTCCCCGGCAAGAGGCTGCTGGCAGCCCTCATCGAGCTGCCGATGGCCGTGTCACCCGTGGTGGTCGGCCTCGCCCTCACCCTGGTGTACGGCAGATTCACACCGATAGGTGGCTGGCTGGAGTCACGCGGCATCCAGGTGATCTTCTCGATCCCTGGCATGGTGCTCGCGACCGTGTTCGTCTCCCTCCCTCTCGTGGTGAGCGCGGTCGTCCCCGTGCTCGAAGAGCTCGGGGACGAGCAGGAGCAGGCCGCACAGACCCTCGGCGCCGGCTCCTGGCAGACCTTCAGCCGCATCACGCTCCCCGGCATCAGATGGGCACTCGGCTACGGTGTCGTCCTCTGCCTCGCCCGGGCCCTGGGCGAGTACGGCGCGGTCGCAGTCGTGTCGGGCCGCCTCGTCGGTCAGACTCAGACGCTCACGCTCTTCGTCGAGGAGCGGTTCCAGAACTTCGACCAGCCGGCCGCGTTCGCCGCGGCCACCGCTCTCGCGCTGCTCGCGATCGTGACCCTCCTGGTGACCAAACTGCTCAGGCCGAAGGGCGGCAGCTGA
- the cysT gene encoding sulfate ABC transporter permease subunit CysT: protein MPESIQELTNKPRDPTSGEPVPSSQADGTGRNLGLAFRGRAGTALGLGTALIYLSLIVLIPLAAVVWRSAGHGPGYFWRSVTTPDSWAALQLTVGASVIVAVVNLVMGTVIAWVLVRDQFAGKGVVDTLIDLPFALPTIVAGLVLLALYGQNSPLGINLAYKRTGVVAALLFVTLPFVVRTVQPVLLELDQEMEQAAASLGAGRWLTFRRIILPNLLPAMTAGTALAFTRSMAEFGSTVLISGNLPFKTQVAAVNIFGKIESDDPIGAAAVSTVLLVVAMLVLILLDLVQRWRARRG, encoded by the coding sequence GTGCCGGAGTCGATCCAGGAACTCACGAACAAGCCCCGAGACCCGACCTCGGGTGAGCCGGTGCCGTCGTCCCAGGCCGACGGCACCGGCCGGAACCTTGGGCTCGCGTTTCGTGGCCGGGCTGGTACGGCGCTCGGCCTGGGCACGGCACTGATCTATCTCAGCCTGATCGTTCTCATTCCGCTCGCTGCTGTCGTGTGGCGTTCGGCCGGGCACGGACCCGGCTACTTCTGGCGGTCGGTCACCACTCCTGACTCCTGGGCCGCGCTACAACTCACGGTCGGCGCCTCGGTGATCGTCGCTGTGGTGAACCTGGTGATGGGGACCGTCATCGCCTGGGTACTCGTTCGCGACCAGTTTGCGGGTAAGGGCGTCGTCGACACGTTGATCGATCTGCCGTTCGCGCTGCCCACGATCGTTGCCGGGCTGGTGTTGCTGGCGCTCTACGGCCAGAACAGCCCCCTGGGCATCAACCTCGCCTACAAGCGAACCGGCGTCGTGGCCGCCCTGCTGTTCGTGACGCTGCCGTTCGTCGTACGAACCGTGCAACCGGTCCTGCTCGAACTCGACCAGGAGATGGAACAGGCCGCGGCGTCGTTGGGCGCCGGACGCTGGCTGACCTTCCGTCGGATCATCCTGCCCAACCTGCTACCAGCGATGACTGCAGGCACGGCGCTCGCGTTCACGCGTTCGATGGCGGAGTTCGGCTCGACGGTGCTCATCTCGGGCAACCTGCCGTTCAAGACCCAGGTCGCGGCAGTGAACATCTTCGGCAAGATCGAGAGTGACGATCCCATCGGCGCCGCGGCAGTGTCGACCGTACTGCTGGTCGTCGCCATGCTCGTACTAATCCTCCTCGACCTCGTTCAACGCTGGCGAGCTCGCCGTGGCTAG
- a CDS encoding sulfate ABC transporter substrate-binding protein produces MGLRARTFVVGAALAAVALAASGCGSGVASSASSSSDGKKVSLSLVAYSTPQAAYEKIIKAFQATPEGKNVTFTQSYGASGDQSRAVAAGLNADVVAFSLEPDMTRLVDAGLVAKSWNAGATKGMVTDSVVVIATRKGNPKHIRSWEDLTRSGVEVITPNPFTSGGARWNVMAGYGAVSDKGADKAAGITYLKGLFKNVPVQDDSARKALQTFTSGKGDAMLAYENEAIFAQQNGQAIDYTLPDSTILIENPVAVTSKSKHPKEAKAFVAFLHSRQAQQIFVENGYRPVEHGVPGADKFPTPSGLFTIKDLGGWPTVMKEFFDTQNGAVAAIERDKGVSVKK; encoded by the coding sequence ATGGGACTCAGGGCCAGGACCTTCGTGGTTGGGGCGGCACTGGCCGCCGTTGCACTGGCGGCCAGCGGCTGCGGCAGTGGTGTCGCGTCGTCGGCGAGCAGCAGCTCGGACGGCAAGAAGGTGTCGCTGTCACTGGTCGCCTACTCCACTCCGCAGGCTGCCTACGAGAAGATCATCAAGGCCTTCCAGGCCACGCCCGAGGGTAAGAACGTCACCTTCACCCAGTCCTATGGGGCATCCGGCGACCAGAGCCGCGCAGTGGCGGCGGGCCTGAACGCCGACGTGGTGGCCTTCTCCTTGGAGCCGGACATGACGCGACTCGTCGACGCCGGCCTGGTCGCGAAGAGCTGGAATGCGGGTGCGACAAAGGGCATGGTGACCGACTCCGTGGTCGTGATCGCTACACGAAAGGGCAATCCCAAGCACATCAGAAGCTGGGAGGACCTCACCAGGTCCGGAGTCGAGGTGATCACGCCCAACCCGTTCACCTCCGGCGGTGCCCGGTGGAACGTGATGGCAGGGTACGGCGCGGTGTCGGACAAGGGCGCGGACAAGGCGGCCGGGATCACCTACCTCAAGGGCCTGTTCAAGAACGTGCCGGTGCAGGACGACTCGGCCAGGAAGGCTCTGCAGACGTTTACGTCGGGCAAGGGCGACGCCATGCTGGCCTACGAGAACGAGGCGATCTTCGCCCAGCAGAACGGCCAGGCCATCGACTACACCCTGCCCGACTCGACGATCCTCATCGAGAACCCGGTCGCTGTGACGAGCAAGAGCAAGCACCCGAAGGAAGCCAAAGCGTTCGTCGCCTTCCTTCACTCCAGGCAGGCTCAGCAGATCTTCGTCGAGAACGGTTACCGGCCCGTCGAGCACGGCGTCCCCGGTGCCGACAAGTTCCCAACTCCGTCAGGCCTCTTTACGATCAAGGATCTGGGTGGCTGGCCGACGGTGATGAAGGAGTTCTTCGACACCCAGAACGGCGCGGTCGCGGCTATCGAACGCGACAAGGGCGTGTCGGTGAAGAAGTAG
- a CDS encoding phosphotransferase — protein sequence MTGYWDVEPSGRSAPTTMQLSLPDVQVELRADRGVFAASGIDRGTRVLLRDVAAPNPYTGVVDLGTGYGPIAVATALRQPLAGVWAVDVNRRALDLTRANTRDLPNVVVAEPGDVPPSLRFGGLYSNPPIKIGKDALHQLLADWLARLDPGSRAWLVVKQAMGADSLQRWLSDGGFPTSRAASKQGYRILRVDTPGPPPPLLEREDLATIAAHTGGPWTVLGRLTGGYSDTVVLVGRGALRAVLKAKEGAWWREQLNRLVPVSQELRTLGYPTPEVIGCGSLSADRSYLLTSWAGGTSPTEPNRRQLDAALAAAELHRSVRPPADRDWSAMITAFLNGGIGEHEFHPATSAYARQALAVLPKPVPALPTGELTHGDFTFRNMLFDGDALSAVVDLEGFGTGTVAADLLALLPSLSDPDHRRVVVEHAGELTSADVVAACLCHRILAGLDWASQHVELLDDAIERAKLLLSLLP from the coding sequence ATGACCGGCTACTGGGACGTGGAGCCTTCCGGTCGTTCCGCGCCGACGACCATGCAGCTCAGCCTGCCCGACGTGCAGGTCGAGCTTCGTGCCGATCGGGGCGTGTTCGCGGCCTCCGGCATCGATCGGGGAACGCGGGTACTGCTGCGTGACGTCGCCGCGCCGAACCCGTACACCGGCGTCGTCGACCTGGGTACGGGCTACGGTCCGATAGCGGTCGCCACTGCGCTCCGTCAGCCGCTGGCCGGCGTCTGGGCGGTCGACGTCAACCGCCGGGCGCTCGACCTCACCCGCGCCAACACTCGCGACCTCCCCAACGTCGTGGTCGCCGAGCCCGGAGACGTTCCCCCGTCGCTACGGTTCGGCGGCCTCTACAGCAATCCGCCGATCAAGATCGGCAAGGATGCGCTCCACCAGCTGCTGGCTGACTGGCTGGCGCGGCTCGATCCCGGCTCGCGGGCCTGGCTCGTGGTGAAGCAGGCAATGGGAGCCGACTCCCTGCAGCGCTGGCTGAGCGACGGCGGATTCCCGACCAGCCGGGCCGCGTCGAAGCAGGGGTATCGAATCCTGCGGGTGGATACGCCCGGTCCTCCTCCGCCGCTCTTGGAGCGTGAGGACCTGGCCACGATCGCCGCGCACACCGGCGGCCCGTGGACCGTGCTGGGCCGGTTGACCGGTGGGTACTCCGACACCGTTGTGCTGGTGGGGCGAGGCGCTTTGCGCGCGGTCCTCAAGGCGAAGGAGGGCGCGTGGTGGCGGGAGCAGCTCAACCGCCTCGTGCCTGTTTCTCAGGAGCTACGGACGCTCGGTTACCCGACGCCGGAGGTCATCGGCTGCGGCTCGCTGTCCGCGGACCGCTCGTACCTGCTGACCTCCTGGGCGGGCGGCACGTCTCCGACTGAGCCGAACCGGCGGCAACTCGACGCCGCCCTGGCCGCAGCCGAACTGCACCGCTCGGTTCGCCCGCCGGCCGACCGCGACTGGTCCGCGATGATCACGGCGTTCCTCAACGGCGGGATCGGCGAGCACGAGTTCCATCCGGCGACCAGTGCGTACGCCCGGCAGGCCTTGGCCGTCCTGCCCAAGCCGGTGCCCGCGTTGCCGACCGGTGAGCTGACTCACGGCGATTTCACGTTCCGCAACATGCTCTTCGACGGCGACGCTCTCAGTGCGGTCGTGGATCTGGAGGGCTTCGGGACGGGCACCGTAGCGGCGGACCTGCTGGCATTGCTGCCGTCGCTGTCCGATCCGGATCATCGGCGCGTCGTCGTCGAGCACGCGGGCGAACTCACCAGCGCGGACGTCGTGGCGGCGTGTCTGTGCCACCGGATCCTCGCCGGACTCGACTGGGCCAGCCAGCACGTCGAACTCCTCGACGACGCCATCGAACGCGCCAAGCTGCTGTTGTCGCTCCTCCCGTAG
- a CDS encoding transcriptional regulator, translating to MIVWLNGSFSPGKSRRPGAMTVARRVAPATAADLDPVIHPTNRLRICALLHAAQEVEFGTLQKEIGVSASALSKQLSHLQDAGYVEKRRVLTDSRHHVWLKLTRGGRSAYTRHIAALRAILETAG from the coding sequence ATGATCGTCTGGCTCAACGGATCCTTCAGTCCCGGCAAGAGCCGCCGGCCGGGGGCGATGACGGTGGCGCGCCGCGTGGCTCCCGCCACCGCCGCGGACCTGGACCCGGTGATCCACCCGACCAACCGGTTGCGCATCTGCGCGCTGCTCCATGCCGCGCAGGAGGTCGAGTTCGGCACACTGCAGAAGGAGATCGGGGTGAGCGCGTCCGCGCTCAGCAAGCAGCTTTCGCACCTGCAGGATGCCGGCTACGTCGAGAAGCGGCGGGTGCTCACCGACTCTCGGCACCACGTGTGGCTCAAGCTGACCAGGGGAGGCCGGTCGGCGTACACACGTCACATCGCCGCGCTTCGAGCCATCCTCGAGACGGCTGGGTGA
- a CDS encoding ABC transporter substrate-binding protein: MSQTIMRTTSLTRHCGVRMPDRQAVGVADPGPDPPSGRRCGSKFHAEVEMVSGRLEQKEVSNMARSGGLDRRTFLYGSALTAGAVTLGACSSSSGSGGSGAKPGAKARKGGSGRGSETKPLPAPAKFQESPTLAARVKSGDLPALEKRLPQEPYVVPHRWLEPGKYGGNLLLAVPTANDLQIRQYMYGHSLLRFVNDGLDIVPGLVASWESNADASEWTLHFRSGLKWSDGQPWTTADIMFWWEDMVLNEEHPDIPPDEAKSGKGTIMKLTAPDERTLVMKFDAPAPLTAARLAGYVNRGNGTTWMEPKHYLKQFHPRYNKAVSKNWATADGEFEKKRDYSSNPQSPTMTGWRLKSYRDGRQAIWERNPYYWCIDKEGRQLPNIDTLTFSVVEDPEVARLQMQEGKLDYVHGPFNGLTLADISGFKKAEQRSGLDVLLWDGGSGTGSMFFFNYDHKDAPMRKLIREPKFRQALSLATKRDEMQKSIYFNTGEQTTGTLSPKAVEYQVNDQGRKVYHDWRDSFVKYDPEKAKALLDQIGVVDKDSDGKREMPDGTKLKIRVDFPADTTKDHQQKNNLLKRDWEAIGLTVTLNPIPPDAFGDEWASGSLDSQAAWEVGNGPDHFAQPAWLLPIEPTRWAPLEGQYFALRGTPQEHEQRDVDPFKRTPPRMEPDPKGPIAKMWKLYDQSKLEPDAVKRRQLAWEIDKIHVTDGPFFMGTVANTPQLVLAHKDLRNVPRKENLALGGFVNPWQHPSPAVYDPEAYFWANPDQHS; this comes from the coding sequence TTGAGCCAGACGATCATGCGCACAACGTCCTTGACACGCCACTGCGGCGTCCGCATGCCGGACAGGCAAGCGGTGGGAGTGGCCGATCCTGGACCGGATCCTCCGTCAGGTAGGCGTTGCGGCTCGAAATTTCACGCCGAAGTGGAGATGGTGTCGGGTCGACTCGAGCAGAAGGAAGTGTCGAACATGGCAAGAAGCGGTGGACTGGACCGGAGAACGTTCCTCTACGGATCGGCACTCACTGCCGGTGCGGTGACGCTCGGCGCCTGTTCGTCGAGTAGTGGATCCGGCGGAAGCGGCGCCAAGCCCGGCGCAAAGGCGAGGAAGGGAGGCTCGGGCAGAGGTTCGGAGACCAAGCCGCTGCCGGCGCCCGCGAAGTTCCAGGAGTCACCGACGCTCGCGGCGCGCGTCAAGTCCGGTGACCTTCCGGCGCTGGAAAAGCGACTTCCGCAGGAGCCGTACGTCGTACCTCATCGTTGGCTGGAGCCTGGGAAGTACGGCGGCAACCTGCTGCTCGCGGTGCCCACCGCGAACGACCTGCAGATCCGACAGTATATGTACGGTCACTCCCTGCTCCGGTTCGTCAACGACGGCCTGGACATCGTGCCCGGCCTGGTCGCGAGCTGGGAGTCCAACGCCGACGCCTCCGAGTGGACGCTGCACTTCCGGTCGGGCCTGAAGTGGTCGGACGGCCAGCCGTGGACCACCGCGGACATCATGTTCTGGTGGGAGGACATGGTGCTCAACGAGGAGCACCCCGATATTCCTCCCGACGAGGCGAAGTCCGGCAAGGGCACGATCATGAAGCTCACGGCCCCGGACGAGCGCACGTTGGTGATGAAGTTCGACGCGCCTGCTCCACTGACCGCCGCTCGACTGGCCGGCTACGTCAACCGCGGTAACGGCACGACCTGGATGGAACCCAAGCACTACCTGAAGCAGTTCCACCCTCGTTACAACAAGGCGGTGTCGAAGAACTGGGCCACCGCCGACGGTGAGTTCGAGAAGAAGCGGGACTACTCCTCCAACCCGCAGTCTCCGACGATGACCGGTTGGCGCCTCAAGTCCTACCGGGACGGTCGTCAGGCGATCTGGGAACGAAACCCGTACTACTGGTGCATCGACAAGGAGGGTCGCCAACTTCCCAACATCGACACGTTGACGTTCTCCGTGGTCGAAGACCCCGAGGTGGCACGCCTGCAGATGCAGGAGGGAAAACTCGACTACGTCCACGGGCCGTTCAACGGACTTACCCTTGCCGACATCTCCGGGTTCAAGAAGGCCGAACAGCGCAGCGGCCTCGACGTCTTGTTGTGGGACGGCGGCAGCGGAACCGGGTCGATGTTCTTCTTCAACTACGACCACAAAGACGCCCCCATGCGGAAACTGATCCGCGAACCCAAGTTCCGCCAGGCCCTGTCGCTGGCCACCAAGCGGGACGAGATGCAGAAGTCGATCTACTTCAACACCGGCGAACAGACGACCGGAACCCTGAGCCCGAAGGCGGTCGAGTACCAGGTCAACGATCAGGGCAGGAAGGTCTATCACGACTGGCGGGACTCGTTCGTCAAGTACGACCCGGAGAAGGCGAAGGCGCTGCTCGACCAGATCGGTGTTGTCGACAAGGATTCAGACGGCAAGCGAGAGATGCCCGATGGAACCAAGTTGAAGATCCGTGTCGACTTTCCCGCCGACACCACCAAGGACCACCAGCAGAAGAACAACCTGCTCAAGCGGGACTGGGAGGCCATCGGTCTGACAGTGACGCTGAACCCGATTCCGCCCGATGCGTTCGGTGACGAGTGGGCGTCCGGATCGCTGGATTCCCAGGCCGCCTGGGAGGTTGGCAACGGGCCGGACCACTTCGCTCAGCCGGCTTGGCTCCTTCCCATCGAGCCGACTCGGTGGGCACCGCTCGAAGGGCAGTACTTCGCCCTACGCGGAACGCCTCAGGAGCACGAACAGCGCGACGTCGACCCGTTCAAGCGCACACCACCGCGGATGGAGCCGGACCCGAAGGGGCCGATCGCGAAGATGTGGAAGCTCTACGACCAGAGCAAGCTGGAACCTGACGCGGTGAAGCGTCGGCAGTTGGCCTGGGAGATCGACAAGATCCACGTCACGGACGGGCCGTTCTTCATGGGTACGGTTGCCAACACACCCCAGTTGGTCCTTGCGCACAAGGACCTGCGCAACGTCCCGCGGAAGGAGAACCTTGCCCTCGGGGGCTTCGTCAATCCGTGGCAGCATCCGTCACCTGCGGTCTACGACCCGGAGGCATACTTCTGGGCCAACCCGGACCAGCACAGCTGA
- a CDS encoding helix-turn-helix transcriptional regulator: MTTTQFGQAVRRWRDQVNPESVGLPAAGHRRAPGLRREELSLLAGISVDYITRLEQGRAANPSSQVVEALARALRLSRTERGHLFRLAGLAAPGSRSVPAYVTPSVQRLLDRHTGTPVAVFDASWTLLVANPAYGALMGDPSAWRGRERNAVWRQFLGAPTRTRYTPEAKHDLEVALVADLREAATRYTDDQQLRRLISDLRASSARFAVLWDTGVVGHHEAARKTIDHPRVGPVTLDCDVLTVAGSDLRIMIYSAQPGTEDAEHLELLTVLGTQDMAERPTQR, translated from the coding sequence ATGACGACCACTCAGTTCGGGCAGGCGGTGCGCCGTTGGCGTGACCAGGTAAATCCGGAGTCCGTGGGCCTGCCCGCCGCCGGACACCGGCGCGCGCCCGGGCTGCGCCGTGAGGAGCTGTCCCTGCTGGCCGGGATCTCGGTGGACTACATCACCCGGCTGGAGCAGGGACGGGCGGCCAACCCGTCGTCGCAGGTCGTCGAGGCCCTGGCCCGGGCCTTGCGGCTGTCGCGAACCGAGCGCGGGCACCTGTTCCGGCTGGCCGGGCTCGCCGCGCCGGGTTCGCGGAGCGTCCCCGCCTACGTCACCCCGAGTGTGCAGCGGCTGCTCGACCGGCACACCGGGACGCCCGTGGCGGTGTTCGACGCGTCCTGGACGCTGCTGGTTGCCAACCCGGCGTACGGGGCGTTGATGGGCGACCCCTCCGCCTGGCGCGGGCGGGAGCGGAACGCGGTCTGGCGACAGTTCCTCGGCGCCCCCACCCGGACCCGTTACACCCCAGAGGCCAAACACGACCTGGAGGTCGCCCTGGTCGCCGACCTCCGCGAGGCCGCAACCCGCTACACCGACGACCAGCAGTTGCGGCGGCTGATCTCGGACCTGCGCGCCAGCAGCGCCCGGTTTGCCGTGCTGTGGGACACCGGCGTCGTCGGCCACCACGAGGCCGCCCGCAAGACCATCGACCATCCGCGGGTCGGCCCGGTGACCCTGGACTGCGACGTGCTCACCGTGGCCGGCAGCGACCTGCGGATCATGATCTACAGCGCCCAGCCGGGCACCGAGGACGCCGAACACCTTGAGCTGCTCACCGTGCTCGGCACCCAAGACATGGCCGAACGACCCACCCAACGCTGA